From one Bacteroides intestinalis DSM 17393 genomic stretch:
- a CDS encoding tetratricopeptide repeat protein produces MIIETSKAYGITVGRCKSRLFNLIKNTDTDSEAAFTLGMMYLKGLNVEQNTHKAMFYLNQARSLGHDKADITFAYLYKYGAPDLEKDPLEAAEFFRCAALFSKDEFKELAFVDEDALWEAFNLFLYGGESREPLCVRSALSVLSDLREKRSPYALYLTGEIYHKGLYGEDIDLEVAYSFYQEAADLGCEEAEEVLNLKPSDSIRHCK; encoded by the coding sequence ATGATAATAGAAACGTCAAAAGCCTATGGCATTACAGTTGGTCGTTGTAAGAGTAGGTTGTTTAATCTCATCAAGAATACGGATACAGATTCGGAGGCAGCTTTCACATTAGGAATGATGTATTTGAAAGGTCTAAACGTAGAACAAAATACGCATAAGGCAATGTTCTATTTAAACCAAGCAAGGAGTTTAGGGCATGATAAAGCAGACATTACATTTGCGTATCTTTATAAGTATGGGGCTCCCGATTTAGAGAAAGACCCTTTGGAGGCTGCCGAGTTTTTTAGGTGTGCAGCATTGTTTTCTAAAGATGAATTTAAGGAACTTGCATTCGTTGATGAGGATGCATTGTGGGAAGCCTTTAATCTATTTCTTTATGGTGGAGAATCAAGAGAACCATTGTGTGTGCGGTCTGCCTTGAGTGTATTATCTGATTTGAGGGAAAAAAGGAGTCCGTATGCATTGTATTTAACAGGGGAAATTTACCATAAAGGTTTGTATGGTGAGGATATTGACTTAGAGGTAGCATATAGTTTCTATCAAGAAGCTGCTGACCTTGGATGTGAGGAGGCTGAGGAAGTTCTTAATTTGAAGCCTTCTGATTCTATCCGGCATTGCAAATAA